The following coding sequences are from one uncultured Bacteroides sp. window:
- a CDS encoding glycoside hydrolase family 3 N-terminal domain-containing protein: MIIKRTIFFLALVATAACSMQAATVAIAKDSLIEKKVESLISKMTLDEKIGQMTELAIDVLGDFVNGEFKLDNAKLQKAIGEFKVGSFLNAPGPVAQNREKWQEIIGQIQAMSMKEIGIPCIYGLDQNHGTTYTLGGTLFPQNINIGASFNSQLAYESARVTAYETRASDCPWTYSPTVDMARDPRWSRVWENYGEDCLVNSIMGSSAVRGFQGDDPNHIPADRIATSVKHYLGYSMARTGKDRTPAYISISDLREKCFAPFKECVEAGALTVMVNSGSINGVPVHANYDLLTKWLKTDLQWDGMLITDWADINNLYTREHIAANKKEAIQIAINAGIDMAMEPYDLNFCTLLKELVQENKVPMSRINDAVRRVLRLKFRLGLFERPNTQPAKYPLFGSSKHAELALRTAEESEILLKNKDNILPLTHGKKLLVTGPNANSMRCLNGGWSYTWQGDLTDRFAGKYNTIYEALCNKFGSDNVSLEQGVTYKPEGKYTEENEPEIEKAVNAARNVDIIIACIGENSYCETPGNLSDLSISANQSKLVKALATTGKPIILILNEGRPRIINDIEPLANAVINILLPGNYGGDALANILAGDANPSAKMPYTYPRNQAELTTYDYRVSEEMDKMEGAYDYDAVISVQWPFGYGLSYTNFEYNNFRVNSTSFTANDELHFSVDVTNNGARVGKEVVMLFSSDLVASLTPEGRRLRAFKKVELQPGETKTVTLSIKGSDLAFVGADGKWILEQGDFRIQSGNQTLNITCSKTHKWETPNR, from the coding sequence ATGATTATTAAAAGAACAATATTCTTTTTAGCATTGGTTGCAACAGCTGCCTGCTCTATGCAGGCAGCTACTGTTGCCATTGCAAAAGATAGCTTAATAGAGAAAAAGGTAGAGAGTCTCATTTCAAAAATGACACTTGATGAGAAAATTGGACAAATGACAGAACTTGCTATTGACGTATTGGGAGATTTTGTCAATGGTGAATTTAAGCTTGATAATGCCAAACTTCAAAAAGCCATTGGGGAATTCAAAGTAGGTTCTTTTCTCAACGCTCCAGGTCCTGTAGCACAAAATAGAGAAAAATGGCAAGAGATTATCGGCCAGATACAGGCTATGTCCATGAAAGAAATAGGTATCCCATGCATCTATGGATTAGACCAGAATCATGGCACAACTTATACATTAGGTGGCACTCTATTTCCACAAAACATCAATATTGGCGCTTCTTTTAATTCACAATTGGCATACGAATCAGCTCGTGTCACAGCTTACGAAACCCGCGCTAGCGACTGCCCGTGGACATATTCACCTACAGTCGACATGGCACGCGATCCTCGCTGGTCACGTGTTTGGGAAAATTATGGAGAAGACTGTTTAGTCAATTCAATTATGGGTAGTTCTGCCGTTCGAGGTTTCCAAGGCGATGATCCAAATCATATTCCAGCCGACCGTATAGCAACATCAGTGAAGCATTATCTAGGTTATAGCATGGCCCGCACTGGTAAAGATCGTACACCCGCCTATATCTCTATTTCCGATTTACGTGAAAAATGCTTTGCACCTTTCAAGGAATGTGTGGAAGCCGGAGCCTTAACCGTCATGGTCAATAGTGGTTCCATCAATGGAGTACCCGTTCATGCAAACTATGATTTGCTCACCAAATGGCTAAAGACTGACCTACAATGGGATGGGATGTTGATCACTGATTGGGCTGACATTAATAATCTCTACACACGAGAACACATAGCAGCCAATAAGAAAGAAGCCATCCAAATAGCCATCAACGCAGGAATAGACATGGCTATGGAACCTTACGACCTCAACTTCTGTACGCTACTAAAGGAACTCGTTCAAGAAAACAAAGTACCAATGAGTCGTATCAATGATGCTGTTCGTCGAGTTCTTAGATTAAAATTCCGCTTAGGATTATTTGAACGCCCTAATACCCAACCCGCAAAATATCCGCTCTTCGGCAGTAGTAAACATGCTGAACTAGCACTTCGCACAGCAGAAGAGTCAGAGATATTACTAAAAAACAAAGATAATATTCTACCACTTACACATGGTAAGAAACTTCTAGTGACGGGTCCCAACGCTAATTCTATGCGTTGCCTAAATGGTGGATGGAGCTACACATGGCAAGGAGATTTGACTGATAGATTTGCAGGCAAATACAATACCATTTACGAAGCATTATGCAATAAATTCGGTTCTGACAATGTTTCTTTGGAACAAGGAGTGACCTATAAACCCGAAGGAAAATATACAGAAGAAAATGAACCTGAGATTGAAAAAGCCGTTAATGCTGCGCGCAATGTAGACATTATTATTGCTTGTATTGGTGAGAACTCATATTGTGAAACACCTGGAAATCTCTCCGATCTTTCTATCTCAGCTAATCAAAGCAAATTGGTAAAAGCATTAGCTACCACAGGAAAACCAATCATATTGATACTAAATGAAGGCAGACCGCGCATCATCAATGACATTGAGCCTCTAGCTAATGCTGTCATAAACATTTTGCTTCCTGGAAATTACGGTGGTGATGCATTGGCTAATATATTAGCCGGCGATGCAAATCCTAGTGCTAAGATGCCTTACACATATCCACGCAACCAAGCAGAACTTACCACATATGATTACAGAGTAAGCGAGGAAATGGACAAAATGGAAGGAGCCTATGATTATGATGCTGTTATTTCTGTACAATGGCCTTTTGGCTATGGCCTCAGCTACACTAATTTCGAATACAATAATTTCCGCGTAAATAGTACTTCATTTACCGCAAATGATGAATTACATTTTTCAGTAGATGTCACCAATAATGGAGCACGTGTCGGAAAAGAAGTCGTCATGCTTTTCAGTAGTGATTTAGTAGCATCATTAACTCCTGAAGGCCGAAGATTGAGAGCTTTCAAGAAAGTAGAATTGCAGCCAGGAGAAACCAAGACCGTTACATTATCCATTAAAGGAAGCGACCTAGCATTTGTTGGTGCCGATGGTAAATGGATACTAGAGCAAGGAGATTTCCGAATACAGAGCGGCAATCAAACATTAAATATTACATGTAGCAAAACGCATAAATGGGAAACTCCCAACAGATAA